In a genomic window of Sus scrofa isolate TJ Tabasco breed Duroc chromosome 4, Sscrofa11.1, whole genome shotgun sequence:
- the SLAMF9 gene encoding SLAM family member 9 translates to MNRKRESVDKPSCQSGSKRELFPRWTGRGFAKWRKLEPLDRVRIISHSSGLSTSHSVSSSVLTACLRELPRPHLLRRRTADMGALPWLLLLLLFQEADGDSGDGVETKEVAAVLQESISLPLEIPLDEEVESIIWFSHRRLATVVPGKGGHPGTITVTDPKYQGRVSFLEPTFSLHISNLSWEDSGSYQAQVNLRTSQIFTTQHYNLHVYRRLSEPHLTVKFEISGEEGTCTMSLACSIEKAGLDVTYSWISWEDGTATAHEGSVLSTSWRPGDKTLLYTCRASNPVSNASSRPIPAGPFCADPGYPSEASTSFCLLAKGLLVLLLFVILAVGLWLIRVKTRCKMPKMRKLKRNRMRLRKKGKPDPSLA, encoded by the exons ATGAACAGGAAACGTGAGTCAGTGGATAAGCCATCTTGCCAATCAGGCTCAAAGAGAGAACTCTTCCCAAGATGGACAGGGAGGGGCTTTGCGAAATGGAGGAAGTTAGAGCCGCTAGATAGGGTGAGAATAATTTCCCACTCCTCAGGACTGTCAACCAGTCACTCTGTCTCTAGCAGCGTCCTGACAGCTTGTCTTCGGGAGCTGCCCAGGCCACACCTCCTGAGGCGCAGGACTGCTGATATGGGAGCTCTTCCCTGGCTGCTCCTCCTCTTGCTGTTCCAGGAAG CTGACGGGGActctggagatggtgtggagaccAAGGAAGTGGCTGCGGTCCTTCAGGAGTCCATCAGTCTCCCCCTGGAGATACCCCTGGATGAAGAGGTTGAGAGCATCATCTGGTTCTCCCACAGAAGGCTCGCCACCGTGGTGCCAGGGAAAGGGGGCCATCCAGGTACCATCACAGTGACCGACCCTAAATACCAGGGCCGAGTGAGCTTTCTGGAGCCCACCTTCTCCCTGCATATCAGCAATCTGAGCTGGGAGGACTCGGGGTCTTACCAAGCTCAAGTCAACCTGAGGACATCCCAGATCTTCACTACGCAGCATTACAATCTCCATGTCTACC GACGGCTCTCAGAGCCTCACCTGACTGTGAAATTTGAGATCTCTGGGGAAGAAGGTACCTGCACCATGTCCCTGGCATGCTCCATAGAGAAAGCAGGCCTGGACGTGACCTACAGCTGGATATCCTGGGAGGATGGCACTGCCACGGCCCATGAAGGCTCTGTCCTCAGCACATCCTGGAGGCCCGGGGACAAGACCCTCTTGTATACCTGCAGGGCCAGCAACCCCGTCAGCAATGCCAGTTCCCGTCCCATCCCTGCTGGGCCCTTCTGTGCAG ATCCAGGCTACCCTTCGGAGGCTTCCACGTCCTTCTGTCTCCTGGCCAAAGGGTTGCTGGTCCTCTTGCTTTTTGTAATTCTGGCTGTGGGGCTCTGGCTCATTCGAGTCAAGACCAGATGCAAGATGCCAAAAATGAGGAAGCTCAAGAGAAACAGGATGAGactgagaaagaagggaaagccTGACCCCAGCCTGGCCTGA